The following proteins are co-located in the Dromiciops gliroides isolate mDroGli1 chromosome 2, mDroGli1.pri, whole genome shotgun sequence genome:
- the LOC122738183 gene encoding 60S ribosomal protein L37a-like: MAKCTKKVRIVGKYGTRYGASLRKMVKKIEISQHAKYTCSFCGKTKMKRRAVGILHCGSCLKTVAGGAWTYNTTSAVTVKSTIRTLKELKDQQNLLPIKYL; the protein is encoded by the coding sequence ATGGCTAAATGCACCAAGAAGGTCAGAATTGTTGGTAAATATGGAACACGTTATGGTGCATCCCTcagaaaaatggtgaagaaaattgaaattagccAGCATGCCAAGTATACCTGCTCCTTCTGTGGCAAGACCAAAATGAAGAGACGGGCTGTGGGTATCTTGCATTGTGGATCCTGTCTGAAAACAGTAGCTGGTGGTGCATGGACCTACAATACCACCTCTGCAGTTACAGTCAAATCCACCATCAGAACACTGAAGGAATTGAAGGACCAGCAAAATCTTCTCCCCATCAAATATCTGTAG